Proteins from a genomic interval of Streptomyces sp. SID8374:
- a CDS encoding amino acid ABC transporter permease, with protein sequence MTDKFDKTPPGSPAGQVSVSKGATTAPENIKAIPVRHVGRWISGIVVIGLLVALAYAFSQGNIQWHAVGDKLFDKNVVAGAGRTLLISVLAMVLGVILGVILAVMRLSKNPVTSWVAWLYIWFFRGTPVYVQLLLWFNLALIFPVLNIPFIYKDEMTDVMTPFMCALLGLALNEAAYMAEICRAGIQSVDEGQTEASHALGMTQAKTMRRVVLPQALRVIIPPTGNEFINMLKTSSLVYAVTYNELLRSTSQIGSTSYAVMEMLFVASIWYIVMTSVFSVGQYYLERRYARGSLRSLPLTPLQRIKVNLASFSNRPSGGVSA encoded by the coding sequence ATGACTGACAAGTTCGACAAGACACCCCCCGGCTCACCGGCCGGCCAGGTGTCCGTCTCCAAGGGCGCCACCACGGCCCCGGAGAACATCAAGGCCATCCCGGTCCGCCATGTCGGCCGCTGGATCAGCGGCATCGTGGTCATCGGCCTCCTCGTGGCCCTCGCCTACGCCTTCTCGCAGGGCAACATCCAGTGGCACGCCGTCGGCGACAAGCTGTTCGACAAGAACGTCGTCGCCGGAGCCGGCCGCACCCTGCTGATCAGCGTCCTGGCCATGGTGCTCGGCGTGATCCTCGGTGTGATCCTGGCCGTGATGCGGCTCTCGAAGAACCCGGTCACCAGCTGGGTCGCCTGGCTGTACATCTGGTTCTTCCGGGGCACCCCGGTCTACGTCCAGCTGCTGCTCTGGTTCAACCTGGCGCTGATCTTCCCGGTCCTGAACATCCCGTTCATCTACAAGGACGAGATGACGGACGTCATGACCCCGTTCATGTGCGCCCTGCTGGGGCTCGCCCTGAACGAGGCCGCCTACATGGCGGAGATCTGCCGCGCCGGCATCCAGTCGGTGGACGAGGGCCAGACCGAGGCGTCGCACGCGCTCGGTATGACCCAGGCGAAGACCATGCGCCGCGTGGTCCTGCCGCAGGCGCTGCGGGTGATCATCCCGCCGACCGGCAACGAGTTCATCAACATGCTCAAGACCTCCTCCCTGGTCTACGCGGTCACCTACAACGAGCTGCTCCGCTCCACCTCGCAGATCGGCTCCACGTCGTACGCGGTCATGGAGATGCTGTTCGTCGCGTCCATCTGGTACATCGTGATGACCAGCGTGTTCAGCGTCGGCCAGTACTACCTGGAGCGCCGCTACGCCCGCGGCTCGCTGCGCTCGCTGCCGCTCACGCCGCTCCAGCGCATCAAGGTGAACCTCGCCTCCTTCAGCAACCGGCCCTCCGGAGGTGTCTCCGCATGA
- a CDS encoding NADP-dependent malic enzyme: MAAEIVNPRSDSSTDSGIQRTSAADTGADEPFDPAFALHRGGKMAVQSTVPIRDKDDLSLAYTPGVAKVCSAIADNPELVHDYTWKSQVVAVVTDGTAVLGLGDIGPEASLPVMEGKAILFKQFGGVDAVPIALATTDADEIVDTVVRLAPSFGGVNLEDISAPRCFEIERKLQERLDIPVFHDDQHGTAVVTLAALRNAAKLSGRTLGDLRGVISGAGAAGVAIAKFLLEAGIGDVAVADRKGVVSRDRDDLTDVKRELAELTNRAGISGSLEKALAGADVFIGVSGGTVPEAAVASMAPGAYVFAMANPNPEVHPEIAHKYAAVVATGRSDFPNQINNVLAFPGIFAGALQVRASRITEGMKIAAANALADVVGDELAADYVIPSPFDERVAPAVTAAVAAAARAEGVARR, translated from the coding sequence ATGGCAGCGGAGATCGTCAATCCTCGCAGCGACAGCAGTACCGACAGTGGCATCCAGCGCACGAGCGCAGCGGACACCGGGGCCGACGAGCCCTTCGATCCGGCCTTCGCCCTCCACCGCGGAGGGAAGATGGCCGTGCAGTCCACCGTCCCGATCCGGGACAAGGACGACCTTTCCCTGGCCTACACACCCGGCGTGGCCAAAGTGTGCAGCGCCATCGCCGACAACCCCGAGCTCGTCCACGACTACACCTGGAAGTCCCAGGTCGTGGCCGTCGTGACGGACGGCACCGCCGTGCTCGGCCTCGGTGACATCGGGCCCGAGGCGTCCCTCCCCGTGATGGAGGGCAAGGCCATCCTCTTCAAGCAGTTCGGCGGCGTCGACGCGGTGCCGATCGCGCTGGCGACGACCGACGCGGACGAGATCGTCGACACCGTCGTCCGGCTCGCCCCCTCCTTCGGCGGGGTGAACCTGGAGGACATCTCGGCCCCCCGCTGCTTCGAGATCGAGCGCAAGCTCCAGGAGCGGCTGGACATCCCCGTCTTCCACGACGACCAGCACGGCACCGCCGTCGTCACCCTCGCCGCCCTGCGCAACGCGGCCAAGCTCTCCGGGCGCACGCTCGGTGACCTGCGCGGTGTCATCTCCGGCGCGGGCGCGGCGGGCGTGGCCATCGCCAAGTTCCTGCTGGAGGCCGGCATCGGCGATGTCGCGGTGGCCGACCGCAAGGGCGTCGTCAGCCGGGACCGGGACGACCTGACCGACGTCAAGCGCGAGCTGGCCGAGCTGACCAACCGGGCCGGGATCTCCGGTTCGCTGGAGAAGGCGCTGGCCGGTGCGGACGTGTTCATCGGTGTCTCCGGCGGTACGGTGCCGGAGGCGGCGGTGGCGTCGATGGCGCCCGGTGCGTACGTCTTCGCCATGGCCAACCCGAACCCGGAGGTCCACCCCGAGATCGCGCACAAGTACGCGGCCGTGGTGGCGACCGGGCGGTCCGACTTCCCGAACCAGATCAACAACGTGCTGGCGTTCCCGGGGATCTTCGCCGGGGCGCTCCAGGTGCGGGCCTCGCGGATCACGGAGGGGATGAAGATCGCGGCGGCGAACGCGCTGGCCGATGTGGTCGGCGATGAGCTGGCGGCGGACTACGTGATTCCTTCGCCGTTCGACGAGCGGGTGGCTCCTGCGGTGACCGCCGCGGTGGCCGCGGCCGCTCGGGCCGAGGGCGTGGCTCGGCGCTGA
- a CDS encoding class I SAM-dependent methyltransferase, producing MTETGTNTDWQSWQESWDRQQEWYMPDREERFRVMLDMVEAVVGPAPRVLDLACGTGSITDRLLKRFPDATSTGVDLDPALLAIARGTFEGDDRATFVTADLKDPDWTARLPHTSYDAVLSATALHWFHSEPLAVLYGQLGGLVRDGGLFMNADRTIDPDTPRINAAERAHRHAAMDRAKAAGALDWAEWWAVAAKAPVLAGPTAERFAIYGEHADGDMPSAAWHARTLLASGFGEARTVWASPSDSLILAVK from the coding sequence GTGACGGAGACGGGGACGAACACCGACTGGCAGTCCTGGCAGGAGAGCTGGGACCGCCAGCAGGAGTGGTACATGCCCGACCGCGAGGAGCGGTTCCGGGTGATGCTGGACATGGTCGAGGCGGTCGTCGGCCCCGCGCCCCGGGTCCTGGACCTCGCGTGCGGTACGGGAAGTATTACGGACCGGCTCCTCAAGCGGTTCCCGGACGCCACGAGCACCGGCGTCGACCTCGACCCGGCTCTCCTGGCCATAGCCCGCGGCACCTTCGAGGGGGACGACCGGGCCACCTTCGTCACGGCCGACCTCAAGGACCCGGACTGGACGGCCCGGCTGCCCCACACCTCGTACGACGCCGTCCTCAGCGCCACCGCCCTGCACTGGTTCCACAGCGAGCCGCTGGCCGTGCTGTACGGGCAGCTCGGCGGGCTCGTCCGGGACGGCGGCCTCTTCATGAACGCCGACCGCACCATCGACCCGGACACCCCGCGCATCAACGCCGCCGAACGCGCCCACCGGCACGCCGCCATGGACCGCGCCAAGGCCGCGGGCGCCCTGGACTGGGCCGAGTGGTGGGCCGTCGCCGCCAAGGCCCCGGTCCTCGCCGGACCCACCGCCGAACGGTTCGCGATCTACGGTGAGCACGCGGACGGCGACATGCCCTCCGCCGCCTGGCACGCCCGCACCCTGCTCGCCTCAGGCTTCGGCGAGGCCCGCACGGTCTGGGCGTCGCCTTCGGACAGCTTGATCCTCGCCGTGAAGTAG
- a CDS encoding ABC transporter substrate-binding protein yields MTASIMRRKTAKSRIAAVGAIAVAGTLLLTACGDQTESASSEGGDSTATKAGAPLFAKLPAKYQKSGVIKVGTNAEYAPMESVENGKIVGVDPDIAEALGKQLGVKFEFTSGSFDGLITALNSGRHDIAMSSITDNKQRQEGLDDSGKKLGEGVDFVDYFLAGTAVYTKKGNPQNIKSIEDLCGKTAAVQRGTTYEEALKKQSKACTDGGKKAVKIESFENDTEAQTRVKSGGAVAGVNDYPVAVDLARKADGGNAFEVVGEQIDAGPFGIAVKKDNTGLRDALKEAVDAIIADGSYKKVLDKWGAGTGAIDKAAINGGK; encoded by the coding sequence ATGACCGCAAGCATCATGCGTCGTAAGACCGCCAAGTCCCGGATTGCGGCGGTCGGCGCCATCGCGGTCGCCGGCACCCTGCTGCTCACCGCCTGCGGCGACCAGACCGAGAGCGCCTCCTCGGAGGGCGGCGACAGCACGGCCACCAAGGCCGGCGCCCCGCTCTTCGCCAAGCTGCCGGCGAAGTACCAGAAGTCGGGTGTCATCAAGGTCGGCACGAACGCCGAGTACGCCCCGATGGAGTCCGTCGAGAACGGCAAGATCGTGGGCGTCGACCCCGACATCGCCGAGGCCCTCGGCAAGCAGCTGGGTGTGAAGTTCGAGTTCACCTCCGGCTCCTTCGACGGGCTGATCACCGCCCTGAACTCCGGCCGCCACGACATCGCCATGTCGTCCATCACGGACAACAAGCAGCGCCAGGAGGGCCTGGACGACTCCGGCAAGAAGCTGGGCGAGGGCGTCGACTTCGTCGACTACTTCCTGGCCGGCACCGCCGTGTACACGAAGAAGGGCAACCCGCAGAACATCAAGTCCATCGAGGACCTCTGCGGGAAGACCGCCGCCGTCCAGCGCGGCACCACCTACGAGGAAGCCCTCAAGAAGCAGTCCAAGGCGTGTACGGACGGCGGCAAGAAGGCGGTCAAGATCGAGTCGTTCGAGAACGACACCGAGGCCCAGACCCGGGTCAAGTCCGGCGGTGCGGTCGCCGGTGTCAACGACTACCCGGTCGCGGTCGACCTGGCCCGCAAGGCCGACGGCGGCAACGCCTTCGAGGTCGTCGGCGAGCAGATCGACGCGGGCCCGTTCGGCATCGCCGTCAAGAAGGACAACACCGGTCTCCGGGACGCCCTGAAGGAGGCCGTCGACGCGATCATCGCCGACGGTTCGTACAAGAAGGTGCTCGACAAGTGGGGCGCCGGCACGGGAGCGATCGACAAGGCCGCCATCAACGGCGGCAAGTGA
- a CDS encoding zinc-binding dehydrogenase, which yields MFAAYAARIDPDQPLDGLELGERPAPGARAGWSTITVRAASLNHHDLWSLRGVGLAEDRLPMILGCDAAGVDEDGNEVVLHSVIGQSGHGVGPKEPRSILTERYQGTFAEQVAVPTWNVLPKPKELSFEEAACLPTAWLTAYRMLFTNAGVRPGDSVLVQGAGGGVATAAIVLGKAAGLRVFATSRDETRRKRAVELGALEAYEPGARLPQRVDAVIETVGAATWSHSVKSLRPGGTLVISGATSGDRPAHAELTRIFFLELKVVGSTMGTKDELEDLLAFCATTGVRPVIDEVLPLDRAREGFQRLADGEQFGKIVLRPAE from the coding sequence ATGTTCGCCGCCTACGCAGCCCGCATCGACCCCGACCAGCCTCTCGACGGCCTTGAGCTGGGTGAACGCCCGGCGCCCGGGGCGCGTGCCGGATGGAGCACCATCACCGTCCGGGCCGCCTCCCTCAACCACCACGACCTCTGGTCGCTGCGGGGCGTGGGCCTCGCCGAGGACCGGCTTCCGATGATCCTCGGCTGCGACGCGGCCGGTGTCGACGAGGACGGCAACGAGGTCGTCCTGCACTCCGTGATCGGCCAGTCCGGGCACGGGGTCGGGCCGAAGGAGCCGCGCTCCATCCTCACCGAGCGCTACCAGGGCACCTTCGCCGAGCAGGTCGCCGTGCCCACCTGGAACGTACTGCCCAAGCCGAAGGAGCTCTCCTTCGAGGAGGCCGCCTGTCTGCCGACCGCCTGGCTCACCGCGTACCGGATGCTCTTCACCAACGCCGGTGTCCGGCCGGGTGATTCCGTGCTCGTGCAGGGCGCGGGCGGCGGGGTCGCCACCGCCGCGATCGTGCTCGGGAAGGCCGCCGGGCTCCGGGTCTTCGCCACCAGCCGCGACGAGACCCGGCGCAAGCGGGCCGTGGAGCTCGGCGCACTGGAGGCCTACGAGCCCGGGGCGCGGCTCCCGCAGCGGGTGGACGCCGTCATCGAGACCGTCGGCGCCGCCACCTGGTCCCACTCCGTGAAGTCGCTGCGCCCCGGCGGCACCCTCGTCATCTCCGGGGCCACCAGCGGTGACCGGCCCGCGCACGCCGAGCTGACCCGGATCTTCTTCCTGGAGCTGAAGGTCGTCGGCTCCACCATGGGCACCAAGGACGAGCTGGAGGACCTGCTGGCCTTCTGCGCGACCACCGGCGTACGGCCGGTCATCGACGAGGTACTGCCGCTGGACCGGGCCCGTGAGGGGTTCCAGCGGCTGGCCGACGGCGAGCAGTTCGGGAAGATCGTGCTCCGGCCGGCGGAGTGA
- a CDS encoding amino acid ABC transporter ATP-binding protein: MTTPMVKAEGVHKSFGAAHILKGIDLEVAPREVFCLIGPSGSGKSTFLRCINHLEQINAGRLSVDGELVGYRQKGDKLYELKDSEVALQRREIGMVFQRFNLFPHMTALENVMEAPIQVKGEAKAVARARAEKLLDRVGLADKAKNYPTQLSGGQQQRVAIARALAMEPKLMLFDEPTSALDPELVGDVLDVMRGLAEDGMTMIVVTHEMGFAREVGDALVFMDDGVVVESGHPRDVLGNPQQDRTKAFLSKVL, translated from the coding sequence ATGACCACCCCCATGGTGAAGGCCGAGGGCGTCCACAAGTCCTTCGGCGCCGCCCACATCCTCAAGGGCATCGACCTGGAGGTCGCCCCGCGTGAGGTGTTCTGCCTGATCGGCCCGTCCGGCTCCGGCAAGTCCACCTTCCTGCGGTGCATCAACCACCTGGAGCAGATCAACGCCGGCCGGCTCTCGGTCGACGGCGAGCTGGTCGGCTACCGGCAGAAGGGCGACAAGCTCTACGAGCTCAAGGACAGCGAGGTCGCCCTCCAGCGCCGCGAGATCGGCATGGTCTTCCAGCGCTTCAACCTCTTCCCGCACATGACGGCGCTCGAGAACGTCATGGAGGCGCCGATCCAGGTCAAGGGCGAGGCCAAGGCCGTGGCCCGGGCCCGCGCCGAGAAGCTGCTGGACCGGGTGGGCCTCGCCGACAAGGCGAAGAACTACCCCACCCAGCTCTCCGGCGGCCAGCAGCAGCGCGTCGCCATCGCCCGCGCGCTGGCGATGGAGCCGAAGCTGATGCTCTTCGACGAGCCGACCTCCGCGCTCGACCCGGAGCTGGTGGGCGATGTCCTGGACGTCATGCGCGGTCTGGCCGAGGACGGCATGACGATGATCGTCGTCACCCACGAGATGGGCTTCGCCCGCGAGGTCGGTGACGCGCTGGTCTTCATGGACGACGGCGTGGTGGTCGAGTCCGGCCACCCGCGCGATGTGCTGGGCAACCCGCAGCAGGACCGGACGAAGGCGTTCCTGTCGAAGGTGCTGTAA